One bacterium DNA window includes the following coding sequences:
- a CDS encoding ThiF family adenylyltransferase encodes MNDMRFLRQQDVVDAEKLANLQVTLIGLGSIGSVTGLYLAKMGVCNLTCFDADVVDIHNVSNQAYGMSDVGLLKADAFSILVENQTGVLPNTIGMQYDGRELTGVVISAVDSMKSRETIWKLVREKPEVKLYLDARMGLETLVVYAVRPQVREDRIAYSQTICNDSDALQEPCTARTICYTPLMAASVICSLVKRYVCDEMLPARIVLDLATMTLLAGQ; translated from the coding sequence ATGAACGATATGCGATTTCTAAGACAGCAAGATGTTGTCGATGCAGAGAAGTTAGCGAATTTGCAAGTAACGTTGATCGGTCTGGGTTCCATTGGGAGCGTCACGGGTTTGTATCTAGCCAAGATGGGTGTTTGCAATCTGACGTGTTTCGATGCAGATGTTGTGGATATTCACAATGTCAGCAATCAGGCATATGGGATGTCTGATGTGGGCTTGCTGAAAGCAGATGCATTCTCGATTCTCGTTGAGAATCAGACCGGCGTGCTGCCGAACACCATTGGCATGCAATATGATGGCAGAGAACTAACGGGAGTCGTCATCAGCGCGGTTGATTCAATGAAGTCACGCGAGACTATTTGGAAGTTGGTTCGTGAGAAACCGGAAGTGAAGCTCTATCTCGACGCGCGCATGGGTTTGGAGACGCTTGTTGTGTACGCCGTGCGGCCGCAGGTTCGCGAAGACAGGATCGCCTATTCACAGACTATTTGTAACGATTCCGATGCTCTTCAAGAACCTTGCACCGCGCGTACAATTTGTTACACGCCGCTGATGGCGGCAAGCGTGATTTGCTCTTTGGTGAAGCGGTATGTTTGCGATGAGATGTTACCGGCGCGGATTGTTCTTGATCTGGCGACGATGACACTCCTGGCCGGACAGTAG
- a CDS encoding T9SS type A sorting domain-containing protein produces the protein MTRILSVFNLLKRVGFAVLLLWGSVYAQPSLQNWIPIGSPPWGVLDVIDDPETSGELAGTFRSVQFPNGGGVYLHHGDNMDWEFRGLAGHRVHKLSYYPYCQPNVFASTDYGTYMHVEDTTWTLISDFGTPLYEHIDFTISPIDTAVWLFVRYYAGAGVLHASRNSGDTWNRLYTGDVVGNMIWSRTDPDVLFFNEGIRVTSLRITDSTEVTSLIMSPAEGIYNFVYHATEEILYVANVYSLSSVNLATGDTSVVDLPPGVNYMTSVAYSTLDGLIAGTSNGFYLVSDDMTEWTAVVDSMIVGSATILYADETKYISGTLSGLFVSLSSSAVPRNERGVVFNEFSFYPNPTNSTVQIQTTTLGSAQLFDVLGRQVYTTQQLPVGTTTLDLSRLVSGTYFVRFMNHNPESAFSPNVRLVIVK, from the coding sequence ATGACGCGAATTCTATCTGTATTCAATCTTTTGAAGCGGGTGGGGTTCGCGGTTTTGTTGTTGTGGGGAAGCGTGTATGCGCAACCGAGCCTTCAAAACTGGATTCCGATTGGGAGTCCGCCGTGGGGAGTCCTTGACGTAATTGATGATCCGGAAACAAGCGGAGAATTAGCCGGAACATTCAGGAGCGTCCAGTTCCCGAACGGAGGCGGAGTGTATCTACACCATGGAGATAATATGGACTGGGAGTTTCGAGGTCTTGCTGGTCATCGAGTCCACAAGCTCTCGTACTATCCCTATTGCCAACCCAATGTGTTCGCGTCAACCGACTATGGCACGTATATGCATGTGGAAGATACTACTTGGACTTTGATTTCCGACTTCGGTACACCGCTGTATGAGCACATTGATTTTACGATTTCACCCATTGACACGGCCGTCTGGCTGTTTGTCCGCTACTATGCAGGAGCGGGAGTTTTGCATGCTTCCAGAAACAGCGGAGACACGTGGAATAGACTTTACACTGGTGACGTTGTTGGCAATATGATCTGGTCTAGAACAGATCCAGACGTATTGTTTTTTAATGAGGGGATAAGAGTTACCAGCCTTAGAATTACCGACAGCACGGAAGTAACTTCACTCATCATGTCTCCCGCTGAGGGGATCTACAACTTCGTGTATCACGCGACGGAAGAAATCCTCTATGTTGCAAATGTGTATTCTCTTAGCAGCGTAAATCTTGCAACGGGCGATACCAGTGTTGTTGATCTTCCACCGGGCGTGAACTACATGACAAGTGTTGCCTACTCGACACTAGACGGGCTGATTGCCGGAACTTCCAATGGATTCTATCTTGTGTCTGATGATATGACTGAGTGGACCGCCGTTGTAGATTCTATGATTGTGGGATCGGCGACCATACTTTATGCAGATGAGACAAAGTATATTTCTGGAACGCTTTCCGGATTGTTCGTATCCTTATCATCGTCAGCCGTACCTAGAAACGAGCGTGGCGTCGTGTTCAACGAATTCTCTTTCTACCCCAACCCAACGAACAGCACAGTTCAAATTCAAACCACGACATTAGGATCGGCCCAACTGTTTGATGTTTTGGGCAGACAAGTCTATACAACACAGCAATTGCCGGTTGGCACGACGACGTTAGACCTAAGCCGTCTGGTATCGGGAACCTATTTTGTGAGATTCATGAACCACAACCCGGAGAGTGCATTTTCTCCGAACGTAAGACTTGTGATTGTCAAATAG